AAATTTTTGTCTAAGTTGAAATAAAGTTAATATAATCTTTAACTTGTCATGAAAAAATAGCTTGATCCTGTGTTAATGTTTATGATAATCCTCAGGTTCTTCaattatgtttaagttgtttatgtAAGTTATGTAAATTAAATTATGATGAACAGGTTGATGTTGTGGAAAAAGACAAGGGGGTAGATAAGGGAAAAAGAAAGTCCAATCAGGTTGTTCTcagtgatgaagatgataattCTGATGCTGAATTTGATCCAGATGATGAAGACACACCCTCTGATTTTTCAATGGATGACAGTGATTATGAAGAAGATTGGGATTGGCTCTGCGTGCTTCCTAAAGAGTCTCTGTTGAATATACCTGAGGCCACTCCAGATCCAACTTTTGCAGAAGATTCTACTGAGCCATATACACAAGCTGTGAATGAGTCAAGTAACCAGGAGCCCAGTACATATGAGGACTTTCAAGATGAGGATGGTGATTCTGAGGACTTAGAAAGTCCATCAGAAAGTGATGATGAAGGAAAAGGTTCAAGGAAATATCCTAAGTTCAAGCCTACTGCAGATGAGGAGTTTGTCCACCTTGTCCAGGTTAACAACATGTGTGAGGCATTTAATAGGACCATCCTGGAGCATAGAGACAAGCCTATTATTACTCTGCTTGAGGGGCTCAAATTTTACCTCACCAATCGCATTGTGAAGCAGAATGATCTAATGCTTAGGTGGAGAAATAGTCAGTTGTGTCCACTGATTCAGAAAAAGCTTGATGCAATAAATGACTATTCAGAAGGCTGGAGACCTAACTGGAATGGTGACACTGTACATGGACTATTTGAAGTTGAGAGGGACAAGGATAAGTATGTTGTCAATGTTGCTCTCAGGTCATGCGCTTGTAGGAGATGGGACCTGACTGGGATTCCCTGTGTGCATGCTGTGGCTTGTATGTGGTATAATCACCATGTTCCAGAGAATTATGTGGACATGGCATACAGGTTAAGAACTATCAATTTTGTCTTAATTAATACTGCATTATGTTGATAAACAAAGTTAAGAACTAACAActtgtttgtatttttttcagAAGGCACACATTTCTGAATACCTACTCCCACATAATCCTCCCAAACAATGGGCCCAAATTATGGCCAGAAGTGGAAGCTGCACCTCTAAATCCACCTTATGTGAGGAGGGCCCCGGGAAGGCCTAAAAAACAGAGGAACAAAGCAAATGATGAGCCTAGGAACCCTAATAGGCTGAGGAGGATTAGTTCCACTGTGAGATGTAGAAGGTGTGGAGAGCCTGGACACAACAAGAGAACCTGCAAAGGTAAAACTGCAGCTGATAGGACAATCCCAGTAGGAGGCAATCAGGTAATGAATTTAATTGTGCTTATCAATTAAATTTTGTTAAAGTTGTGAATTTACTTATGTGGATTGTATTTGATTACAGGCAAATACTCAAGTTCTTCAACCTGAACAAAGAAGGACTCAAGGTACGGGGACTAGAACTAGAGGTCAGAGGAGGAATGCTCAATCTGAACCAGGGGAATCTTCAGCTCAAGGTGCTGCAAATTATCAGCCTGCACCCACTCCTCCAGCAAATTTCCAGTCTCAACAAACTGCTGCTCCATCTTCTCAGCCTCAGCACATAGCTACTGCATATTCTCAACCTGCACCTACTGCGACAACATCCCAGCCAAATGCACCAaggaggagaggaagaaagagGAATGCAGAAGCAATTAGTGGCACTCAGTAGTGTTTTGGATTGTGTGTTCAGATTAGTGTTTTGGATGGTCATGTAATGAACCTATTGTCCTGTGGATGGtgtttttatatatatgttttgGATGGTCATGTAATGAACCTATTGTCCTGTGGAAGGATTTATGTATCTTTCTGGTATAGACCAATAATGTAGTGTTTCTGGTTGTGTTTTTGGACCAACTTTGTTGAACAGTATATAGCATTGTTGGTGGCTGACTTTGATTATATATGACAAATGTTGGTGACAGTTTATTAGTTTTTGAGGTCAAGTTATTTTTTGAGGTGAAGTTATTTTTTGGATACATTTAACCACAGACTTAATTGCATAACATTGATCTTAATAGAAACATATTGGCCAAACATATTTGATGAAATTTCATTTCTTGCATCAAATTGAAGTACATTAACTTTCTGCTTGGATTTTTTCCCATCTAACTGCAAGTACATTCACTTACAGGATACATGTTCTGCCCCCCTTACTTATCTAACCCCAAACTAGTATTTCTACTTCCTTACATAAGCTACCAACAACACAAGGATCACAAACATTGACATGAACAAAGAGGCAACTAggatcctctctttcttctGCAGCTCTTCATTCTTCTTGGTTAAGACAACAATCAACTTCTTCTCCCTAGCATTACAATTGTCATCATCAGCATCATGCCATTGGAAGAAGTTGCATACCTTCTTACGATGCACCTGTAATTTTAAGTTAGTTATACAGATCAGGGAAGAAGAAATTAGTCACTGATTCAATAACCAATTAACCATACAAACCTCAAACAGCCCACAACCATAAAACCTCCTTCCACGATTGACCCCAGTCCATGTTGTCACCAATGGACTTTGAACACCACAATCACACAGCACTACTCGTCGCCTCGTCTCAGAACTAGTCGAGTTGGATGAAATATCGCGAAAGCCAGACAACCCATGATAACCTTCATTTCTTCTTTGCGATTCAGGTACCCTGCAACTCGAATCAGCTTCAAAATCCCTGAAATTAGGAGTGGCTGAAGATCCTCCCATGGTTAGGTTTCGCGATTTTGGGatttggaggagaagaagagaattAGGGTTCGCGATTTTGGAATTTGGGGGAGAAGATGAGAATAGGGTTCGTGATTTTCAGATTTGGGGAAGGAGATAATCATGTGAGGGGCATGTGAGCTCATTAAAAACCGGTTCTCTCTCCTAGTCTTAATGCCACATCAGAAAAAAATGCCATGTCAAACAAAAACGTTAAGTTTCTAACGGCAAATTAGCTGAGGGACCAAGACTGCTAACGGAGCTAAACGTTGAGGTAccattatgctatttttaaacgtgGGGATTAAGattgcacatttttgaaacgtgggggaccaaaagtgctatttagccatatatatatatatatatatatatatatataaataaagctTGTGACTCTCAAGCAACACAAATAGTAGATTAATTGGTAGTTTAACTGATACAATTGGTACCCAGTTAACTTACTATCTCAAATAGTAgattaattttattatgtaCTTATATTTTACCTTGAAAGTATGTTGTCATTGAGATGTTAATTAAAAGCAAGGTTTTGGGTTTTGTCTTAATAAAATGAATGAGTAGAACTATGATGATGACAACAATATAGGAATACGAGCCTCCATCTTCAGGTAACGACTCAAGACCCAACTAATGAAGCCTTAGCAccaaatattattaataattaataatggaaaaaataatcaatatatttgatatcattatttgttaaaattataataaaagaaGCAATACCAAGTCTCTGCTTCAAAGGACATATTGATTTAAGAGAACTACCTCTAAAAATACTTATTTTAGgaataaaaattacaaataaatgCTTTCAAGAAGATCCTGTCTTCAATGACTTAATTTCCATGTCAATTCCCGTCCCTTTAAGAATTGCAGGACATATTTTCATTGGATCAAATTTTCCCTTCAGTGTTATAGTCGTAAACTCATCCTTTTCACCTTCGCAAATTTCGATTTTTCCTGAGACatgtttaataaatatattgagttaggatttttcaaataaataaattttaatcatGAAAAAAGGATAAATATATAAACGGCTAATCGTATTATTTACTTCCATCTACTCTGCATTATTTATATCTTTTTAAGTGAATGAGTTGCAAATTTATCTAATTTGTATACATTGTTAAAAaacttaattgcatttttcgtCCCTGAAATATTGCGATTGTAATTGGATGACAATTTGATGATGGACTtgattttcacaaattaaaaatgTCAGGACCCAAATCACCCGTTTTAAAGATCAGTGAGTCAAATCACACAATCGTAATATTTCAGGGACCAAAAATGTAATTAAACCAAACTTGTTAAAACTAATTTAATCAAACTTCTATTAAATTAAACACTATGAGGAATTATAATAACTCCAAAACATTTCTATATAATTTAATGATAATATGTTTGATTTAACTCCAAAactcactttcaaaaaaaactccAAAACTCAGTTAGCATCCATTGAAATGATAAATTCTACGTGTCAAAGACAAAATATGAAATGAGAGAAATTTAATTGGTTGAAATCAACACAAATATAAACCAAACAAAGGCTCATTttcaataatgaaaaaaaatttgtttcactTATATTTTGTGttatgattgtgaatataggactgtttttttctttttctttttacattCATAAATTACATCCTCCAAAGATTGATCTCTAGACCTCCTCAACCCATATatctctaactcttaccacttaccACTTGCAACATGATTGTTTTAATTTTAGGCATATGGTCAttgtttttccaatatcattttttaaTCGTACTTCATAGATATCAATTTTCCAATTCTCCAAAACATACttcatatataaaaatatatatataaatataaaatatatatacctGATGATAAGGTTTCTTCTTGTTGGGCCAAGAAGGTTCTGACTTGATTCATTGTATCTTCAAAATCATACACATCCTCCTTCAGCGACAACACTATCTTCAATGACTCGACAACCTATAGCAAATAAAAATGAACAAAATTAAAGATGCAACAGTTGGAGTTGAGGAGCTCAACAAGCATTCCACACATACATGGAAATATAATTACgtatgaaagaaaaaattacatcttttttttaaagcacAACATAATATTGATTAACCAGAAAAAAATTACATCCTTAACAATATGGATTGAAATCTTTTATCATCATTTAGTCATATCTCCCTTATCTCATAAATTGAATTATTTCATATCATTTAAAAATTGCTTGTATAATGTTACAATTATCATATTCATGCATACTTGACACAAATTGATTAAAAGAAATGAACACTAAATGAGAGCAAAATATATTTGTCCTTAATTAAAAACTAACATACCTGCAGTTTCCCTTCTTGTGACGAAGAAGCATTCTTTATCTTTTTGGAGAACCAATTCATTTTCTTGTATAAGATATGACTTGAGTTGAATACTTTTTGAATGTGTTATCTGTACATCCAAAATATAGTTTTGCAATGGATATATAATGTGGAAACGCAAGGTATATATAATGGAAACACTAGAT
This portion of the Lotus japonicus ecotype B-129 chromosome 3, LjGifu_v1.2 genome encodes:
- the LOC130743525 gene encoding uncharacterized protein LOC130743525; this translates as MATDKKGVSKKTPRRPKKKTPTKETVVPETVVPEKMVPEKTPFSKLDFWLNGDLPANYVSRPTAPHKITMSVYHGGELTFDPTMPYPSGLCEVWHPYDVDLISSIELGKIVKYLGYARFKCLWYRHVQSNGSVSFSPLSNDEEVRQFIEDVKDIAEVDLYVEHIVEEADIVPLIAYKSAEDTPDVLQVDSDSDDEVLQDKETEAVQVKEAESQAVQDKLPEVVQDFDAEVIQEKETETVKEAELVQDKEAEVDVVEKDKGVDKGKRKSNQVVLSDEDDNSDAEFDPDDEDTPSDFSMDDSDYEEDWDWLCVLPKESLLNIPEATPDPTFAEDSTEPYTQAVNESSNQEPSTYEDFQDEDGDSEDLESPSESDDEGKGSRKYPKFKPTADEEFVHLVQVNNMCEAFNRTILEHRDKPIITLLEGLKFYLTNRIVKQNDLMLRWRNSQLCPLIQKKLDAINDYSEGWRPNWNGDTVHGLFEVERDKDKYVVNVALRSCACRRWDLTGIPCVHAVACMWYNHHVPENYVDMAYRRHTFLNTYSHIILPNNGPKLWPEVEAAPLNPPYVRRAPGRPKKQRNKANDEPRNPNRLRRISSTVRCRRCGEPGHNKRTCKGKTAADRTIPVGGNQANTQVLQPEQRRTQGTGTRTRGQRRNAQSEPGESSAQGAANYQPAPTPPANFQSQQTAAPSSQPQHIATAYSQPAPTATTSQPNAPRRRGRKRNAEAISGTQ
- the LOC130743527 gene encoding uncharacterized protein LOC130743527, whose protein sequence is MGGSSATPNFRDFEADSSCRVPESQRRNEGYHGLSGFRDISSNSTSSETRRRVVLCDCGVQSPLVTTWTGVNRGRRFYGCGLFEVHRKKVCNFFQWHDADDDNCNAREKKLIVVLTKKNEELQKKERILVASLFMSMFVILVLLVAYVRK